A region from the Microbacterium lacus genome encodes:
- a CDS encoding NAD-dependent succinate-semialdehyde dehydrogenase — translation MSTTITAHPALHTVPTGLYIDGRWRDTASGIDVVNPADGRVIARVADAGPAESLEALDAAVAAASAWRAWAPRRRADLFHEAHRLLIERGEQFAAVMTLESGKPIAEARAEFGLSAGFFLWFTEQIAHLHGSYQHGSPGGYRVIETHQPVGPSFLVTPWNFPMLMSARKAGAALAAGCTVVMKSARETPLTAALFIKTLEDAGFPPGAVNLVHTSTSGEVSAALMADARLRKVSFTGSTGVGSVLMRQASDHIINPSLELGGDGPFIVLDDADIDLAVDQAIICKFRNAGQACVAANRIILHRAIAEEFTEKFVAKARTLTVGDGFAEGTDVGPIISARQRDRVVELVAEFRDAGAEVLLGGGAIEGEGFFYEPTVLRFTDRGNPLCNQELFAPVAALYTVDSVPEAIAFANDTAYGLSGYLFTADLSRAVAIAEQLETGMVGVNRGIMADPAAPFGGVKASGIGREGGQHGIHEFLEPKYIALTIDETAAQR, via the coding sequence ATGTCCACGACCATCACCGCGCATCCGGCTCTGCACACCGTCCCCACCGGCCTGTACATCGACGGGCGGTGGCGGGACACCGCGTCGGGCATCGATGTCGTCAACCCCGCCGATGGCCGCGTGATCGCGCGTGTCGCCGACGCCGGTCCCGCCGAGTCCCTGGAAGCACTCGACGCCGCGGTGGCCGCGGCTTCCGCGTGGCGAGCCTGGGCGCCACGCCGCCGCGCCGACCTCTTCCACGAGGCACATCGGCTTCTCATCGAGCGCGGGGAGCAGTTCGCCGCCGTGATGACGTTGGAGAGCGGCAAGCCGATCGCGGAAGCGCGCGCGGAGTTCGGCCTGTCGGCGGGGTTCTTCCTGTGGTTCACCGAGCAGATCGCCCACCTGCACGGTTCGTACCAGCACGGCTCGCCCGGTGGCTACCGCGTGATCGAAACCCACCAGCCGGTCGGCCCGAGCTTCCTGGTGACGCCGTGGAACTTCCCGATGCTGATGTCGGCCCGCAAGGCGGGCGCGGCCCTCGCTGCCGGCTGCACCGTCGTGATGAAGTCCGCACGCGAGACCCCGCTCACCGCGGCGCTCTTCATCAAGACGCTCGAGGATGCCGGCTTCCCGCCCGGCGCGGTCAACCTCGTGCACACCAGCACCTCCGGCGAGGTCTCTGCCGCTCTGATGGCGGACGCGCGCCTGCGCAAGGTGAGCTTCACCGGGTCCACCGGAGTCGGCAGCGTCCTGATGCGTCAGGCGTCCGACCACATCATCAATCCCTCCCTCGAGCTCGGCGGCGACGGGCCGTTCATCGTCCTCGACGATGCCGACATCGATCTGGCGGTCGACCAGGCGATCATCTGCAAGTTCCGCAACGCCGGCCAAGCGTGCGTCGCGGCGAACCGGATCATCCTGCACCGCGCGATCGCTGAGGAGTTCACGGAGAAGTTCGTCGCGAAGGCGCGGACGCTCACGGTGGGCGACGGCTTCGCGGAGGGCACCGACGTCGGTCCCATCATCTCGGCCCGACAGCGTGACCGGGTCGTCGAGCTCGTGGCCGAGTTCCGCGACGCGGGCGCCGAGGTGCTGCTCGGCGGCGGCGCAATCGAGGGCGAGGGCTTCTTCTACGAGCCGACGGTGCTGCGCTTCACCGATCGCGGCAACCCGCTCTGCAACCAGGAGCTGTTCGCGCCCGTCGCGGCGCTCTACACGGTCGACTCGGTCCCCGAGGCGATCGCGTTCGCGAACGACACCGCCTATGGACTGTCGGGATACCTCTTCACCGCCGACCTGTCGCGCGCTGTGGCGATCGCCGAGCAGCTCGAGACCGGAATGGTCGGGGTCAACCGAGGCATCATGGCCGACCCGGCCGCACCGTTCGGCGGAGTGAAGGCGTCCGGCATCGGCCGCGAAGGCGGACAGCACGGCATCCACGAGTTCCTCGAACCGAAGTACATCGCGCTCACGATCGACGAGACGGCGGCGCAGCGGTGA
- a CDS encoding alpha/beta hydrolase has product MSSPQPTDLLGEIYAHWIDELGAVPNASTALLRLIFDDWQRATAEPEDVTYRSAQLGGVPGVWAMPLDADPAQVLVLFHGGGFALGSSASHRKLGGHLAKAVGAHCFVADFRRAPEAKFPAQLEDGEAMFQALIAQGHRAEDITLVGDSAGANLAISTTFRLMAAGGPVPRRVVTMSPWLNMENDGETIVTNDATDFLITREGLQGNIDRYIAGATSPTDPWANPLYQDFSGFPRLYICAGDVESLYDDSVRLERLARAAGVDVTFSVGEGMQHVYPFLAGNHPRADEEIRLIADWYRADR; this is encoded by the coding sequence ATGTCGTCACCGCAACCGACCGACCTTCTCGGAGAGATCTACGCGCACTGGATCGACGAGCTCGGGGCTGTCCCGAATGCCAGCACCGCGCTCCTGCGCCTCATCTTCGACGACTGGCAGCGTGCGACCGCCGAGCCCGAGGATGTGACCTACCGGAGCGCGCAGCTCGGCGGAGTGCCAGGTGTCTGGGCGATGCCGCTGGACGCGGATCCGGCACAGGTGCTCGTCCTCTTCCACGGGGGCGGGTTCGCCCTCGGGTCGTCCGCATCGCATCGCAAGCTCGGCGGGCACCTCGCGAAGGCGGTCGGAGCCCACTGCTTCGTCGCCGACTTCCGCCGTGCCCCCGAGGCGAAGTTCCCCGCGCAGCTCGAGGACGGCGAGGCGATGTTCCAGGCGCTCATCGCGCAGGGCCATCGAGCCGAGGACATCACCCTCGTCGGTGACTCCGCCGGTGCGAATCTCGCGATCAGCACGACGTTCCGGCTGATGGCCGCCGGAGGCCCGGTGCCCCGCCGCGTGGTGACGATGTCGCCGTGGCTGAACATGGAGAACGACGGCGAGACGATCGTGACGAACGATGCGACCGACTTCCTGATCACCCGGGAGGGCCTACAGGGCAACATCGACCGCTACATCGCGGGCGCCACCAGCCCCACCGATCCCTGGGCGAACCCTCTGTACCAGGATTTCAGCGGCTTCCCCCGGCTGTACATCTGCGCCGGTGACGTCGAGTCGCTCTACGACGACAGCGTGCGGCTCGAGCGCCTCGCCCGGGCGGCGGGAGTCGATGTCACCTTCTCGGTCGGTGAGGGCATGCAGCACGTCTATCCGTTCCTCGCCGGCAACCATCCGCGCGCCGACGAGGAGATCCGGCTCATCGCCGACTGGTATCGGGCCGACCGCTGA
- a CDS encoding ATP-binding cassette domain-containing protein: protein MTIANTPAAASETAGSDAASAPATALRLSGIIKTFPGVRALTDVDLDVTAGEVHALVGENGAGKSTLMAIASGAMAPNAGTVQIAGQTLQTASPDAARELGLAIVRQDPALLPDLTVAENMALGTGRAGRGGLKKALTWSREALEPWQMGIDVRSRVRDLSVEQRFIVEIAKALSLAPRVLILDEPTEHLNGEEVQRLFRRVRELTAAGTAVVYISHRIPEVKEIADRITVLRDGQVRGTFDAEEVTEARIIELVVGRALETVFPPKGAEAGTIGTTDRVVVDGLSGRHFHDISLAVRSGEVIGLAGVQGNGQAELIRALAGLESATGSVRIDGRDVRLGSPSAAAAAGAVYVPSDRHGEGLFLPLTVGENIVMKTLRRFSTAGFVRDRAVAREARAQVADRAVKTPSIHTAVGSLSGGNQQKVVLARTLLAEPRVLLAEEPTQGVDAGARVDIYGILRGAAADGAAVIVLSSDGVELEGLCDRVFIMSRGQLVAELDGDDVTEAGIARAALTSTATRKRDEAGQSRSGRLRSWLRGDQSPAAVLGLVVLGLTALIGAINPAYLSAFSIGNILFAAAMMIFIGSAQQVVVLGAGFDLSVGPLLSLLVVIASFFVIDGGNLLLGLLLMLVAAAAVGAVNGSLVTRFSLSPVVVTLAIALALQGFVFLLRGTPGGIISSQVTRIVTAKIGPVPVAFIVAVVAALLLEWALRRTKWGAQLRAVGSRRDAAARIGIPVERVGLLSYVVTSLLVLPTAIILMSQIGIGDGRPGLAFTLTSVTVVVLAGTDIFGGRGSFIGIVVAGILVAQILGAPTFLGLSGAWGYWLPGLITVGAAILYARLRNMRKA from the coding sequence ATGACGATTGCGAACACCCCCGCCGCGGCATCCGAGACCGCCGGGTCCGACGCCGCGTCCGCTCCGGCGACCGCGCTCCGCCTGAGCGGCATCATCAAGACCTTCCCCGGCGTGCGCGCCCTCACGGATGTCGATCTCGACGTGACCGCCGGCGAGGTGCACGCTCTCGTCGGCGAGAACGGCGCCGGCAAGTCGACTCTCATGGCGATCGCTTCCGGCGCCATGGCGCCGAACGCGGGCACGGTGCAGATCGCCGGGCAGACGCTGCAGACGGCGTCGCCGGATGCCGCGCGCGAGCTCGGGCTGGCGATCGTGCGCCAGGACCCGGCGCTGCTGCCCGATCTCACCGTCGCCGAGAACATGGCCCTCGGCACCGGCCGCGCCGGACGCGGCGGTCTGAAGAAGGCACTCACCTGGTCTCGTGAGGCGCTGGAACCGTGGCAGATGGGCATCGACGTGCGCTCCCGCGTGCGCGACCTGTCCGTCGAACAGCGGTTCATCGTCGAGATCGCGAAGGCGCTCTCGCTCGCGCCGCGGGTGCTGATCCTCGACGAGCCGACCGAGCACCTCAACGGCGAAGAGGTGCAGCGGCTGTTCCGCCGTGTCCGCGAGCTCACCGCCGCCGGCACCGCCGTGGTCTACATCTCCCACCGCATCCCCGAGGTCAAGGAGATCGCCGACCGGATCACCGTGCTGCGCGACGGGCAGGTGCGCGGCACGTTCGATGCCGAGGAGGTCACCGAGGCACGCATCATCGAACTCGTGGTCGGGCGCGCCCTCGAGACCGTCTTCCCCCCGAAGGGCGCCGAGGCAGGCACGATCGGTACGACGGACCGCGTCGTGGTCGACGGGCTCAGCGGTCGCCACTTCCACGACATCTCCCTCGCGGTGCGCTCCGGTGAGGTCATCGGTCTCGCCGGCGTCCAAGGCAACGGGCAGGCGGAGCTCATCCGCGCGCTGGCCGGTCTGGAATCGGCGACCGGCTCCGTGCGAATCGACGGCCGCGACGTGCGGCTCGGCAGCCCCAGCGCTGCCGCTGCCGCCGGCGCGGTCTACGTCCCGAGCGACCGGCACGGCGAGGGTCTCTTCCTCCCGCTCACGGTCGGCGAGAACATCGTGATGAAGACCCTCCGCCGCTTCTCCACCGCAGGATTCGTCCGCGACCGCGCCGTCGCGCGCGAAGCACGGGCGCAGGTGGCAGACCGCGCCGTGAAGACACCCTCCATCCACACCGCGGTCGGTTCGCTCTCCGGCGGCAACCAGCAGAAGGTCGTCCTGGCCCGCACGCTGCTCGCGGAGCCGCGGGTCCTCCTCGCCGAGGAGCCCACTCAAGGGGTGGATGCCGGGGCCCGTGTCGACATCTACGGGATCCTCCGCGGCGCCGCCGCCGATGGCGCCGCGGTGATCGTGCTGTCCTCCGATGGTGTCGAACTCGAGGGACTGTGCGACCGGGTGTTCATCATGTCGCGGGGCCAGCTCGTCGCAGAACTCGACGGCGACGACGTCACGGAGGCCGGCATCGCCCGCGCCGCCCTCACCTCGACTGCGACGCGCAAGCGGGACGAAGCCGGTCAGAGCCGCAGCGGGCGCCTGCGCTCGTGGCTGCGCGGTGATCAGTCGCCGGCCGCTGTCCTCGGCCTGGTCGTCCTCGGGCTGACCGCCCTGATCGGGGCGATCAACCCGGCGTACCTGTCCGCCTTCAGCATCGGCAACATCCTCTTCGCCGCCGCGATGATGATCTTCATCGGCTCGGCCCAGCAGGTGGTGGTGCTCGGCGCGGGATTCGACCTGTCGGTGGGCCCCCTGCTGAGCCTGCTCGTCGTGATCGCCTCGTTCTTCGTGATCGACGGCGGCAATCTCCTCCTCGGCCTCCTCCTCATGCTCGTCGCGGCCGCCGCCGTCGGCGCGGTGAACGGGTCCCTGGTGACGAGATTCTCGCTGAGCCCCGTCGTGGTGACCCTCGCGATCGCACTCGCACTGCAGGGATTCGTCTTCCTGCTCCGCGGGACCCCGGGCGGCATCATCTCGAGCCAGGTCACCCGGATCGTGACGGCGAAGATCGGTCCGGTGCCCGTCGCCTTCATCGTCGCCGTGGTGGCGGCCCTGCTCCTGGAGTGGGCGCTGCGACGCACGAAGTGGGGGGCGCAGCTGCGTGCGGTCGGTTCACGCCGAGATGCGGCCGCACGGATCGGCATCCCCGTCGAGCGAGTGGGGCTGCTCTCGTACGTCGTCACCTCGCTGCTCGTGCTGCCGACCGCAATCATCCTGATGTCGCAGATCGGCATCGGCGACGGACGCCCGGGCCTGGCCTTCACCCTGACCTCGGTCACGGTGGTCGTGCTCGCCGGGACCGACATCTTCGGCGGTCGCGGTTCCTTCATCGGGATCGTCGTCGCCGGCATCCTGGTCGCCCAGATCCTCGGCGCCCCGACCTTTCTCGGCCTGTCCGGTGCGTGGGGGTACTGGTTGCCCGGGCTCATCACGGTCGGCGCTGCGATCCTCTACGCGCGGCTGCGCAACATGAGAAAGGCCTGA
- a CDS encoding glucose 1-dehydrogenase: MNRLDGKVALVTGAGRGIGRAIAEAFAAEGATVIATSQSASHDFAPGIRYQQHDVADENDWRRIVEETTAEYGRVDVLVNNAGIIAYEPLHELSSSDWDRVVAVNQTGVFYGMREVMPGMLERGSGSIVNVSSIWGNSAVAGAHAYHATKGAVRNMSKNAAITFATSGVRVNSLHPGFIATPLTDAQDPAVNEYVVSQTPMGRAGRPEEIAAGAVFLASDESSFMTGAELVIDGGYLAQ, translated from the coding sequence ATGAACCGTCTGGACGGCAAAGTCGCCCTCGTGACCGGGGCGGGCCGCGGCATCGGCCGCGCGATCGCCGAAGCCTTCGCCGCGGAAGGCGCGACAGTGATCGCCACGAGCCAGTCGGCGAGCCACGACTTCGCCCCCGGCATCCGCTATCAGCAGCACGACGTGGCCGATGAGAACGACTGGCGCCGGATCGTCGAGGAGACGACCGCCGAGTACGGTCGCGTCGACGTCCTCGTCAACAACGCCGGGATCATCGCGTACGAGCCGCTGCACGAGCTGAGCTCGTCCGACTGGGACCGTGTGGTGGCCGTCAATCAGACCGGCGTCTTCTACGGCATGCGCGAAGTCATGCCCGGGATGCTCGAACGCGGCTCCGGCTCGATCGTGAACGTGTCCTCCATCTGGGGCAACAGTGCCGTCGCCGGGGCCCACGCGTACCACGCGACGAAAGGCGCGGTCCGGAACATGTCGAAGAACGCCGCGATCACCTTCGCCACCAGTGGGGTGCGCGTGAACTCCCTGCATCCCGGTTTCATCGCCACGCCGCTCACCGATGCCCAGGATCCCGCGGTCAACGAGTACGTGGTGAGCCAGACCCCGATGGGGCGGGCGGGACGTCCCGAGGAGATCGCCGCGGGAGCGGTGTTCCTGGCCTCCGACGAGTCCAGCTTCATGACCGGCGCCGAGCTGGTCATCGACGGCGGCTACCTCGCCCAGTGA
- a CDS encoding NAD(P)/FAD-dependent oxidoreductase: protein MTKTDYDAVVIGAGFSGLAILHHLREIGLDTVVVDGADGIGGTWWINRYPGVRTDSEFSYYSFSFSKEVRDEWVWTERYPSGSEVLAYLNFVADRLDLRKDIVLGRYVTRAEWNEDTSRWTVTFGDGSYFTAKYLISGMGVLSQPIWPDIPGRDTYQGTLVHAARWPREGVDLKGKKVGLIGLGASGIQITPVVAPEAGEFFVFQRTPNFIVETNNDPVSAEHLAEVRATYDEIFTRAANHPFGVDMVPAQYSALDVDPEERERIFESKWNEGGFHFANECFNDLAVNHESSELASEFIRKKIREIVKDPATADLLSPKTYSFNGKRVPTGFRYYDTFNLPHVHLIDTSTTPITEFTERGLRVGDTEYELDVIIAATGFDAMTGTLTQIDIVGRDGLVLRDKWADGIRSNLGISMNGFPNLLLSLGPQTPYSNLPVPIQLGAQWMARAIDFAEKNDLPALEATRESEEWWAEETDRAGKATVMYSEGKKAKAWFFGENVPGKPHEFQVYMGGGQVYQQFCRDAERDGYRSFRAPEFELVQTR from the coding sequence ATGACCAAGACCGACTATGACGCCGTCGTCATCGGCGCCGGCTTCTCAGGGCTGGCCATCCTGCACCACCTCCGCGAGATCGGGCTGGACACCGTCGTCGTCGACGGAGCCGACGGCATCGGCGGCACCTGGTGGATCAACCGGTACCCGGGAGTCCGCACCGACAGCGAGTTCAGCTACTACTCGTTCTCCTTCTCCAAAGAGGTCCGCGACGAGTGGGTGTGGACGGAGCGCTACCCCTCGGGCTCCGAAGTCCTCGCGTACCTGAACTTCGTCGCCGACCGGCTCGACCTGCGCAAGGACATCGTGCTCGGCCGCTACGTCACGCGCGCGGAGTGGAACGAGGACACGTCGCGCTGGACCGTCACGTTCGGCGACGGTTCGTACTTCACCGCGAAGTACCTGATCTCCGGCATGGGCGTGCTGTCTCAGCCGATCTGGCCGGACATCCCCGGACGCGACACATATCAGGGCACCCTCGTTCACGCCGCCCGCTGGCCGCGGGAGGGCGTCGATCTCAAGGGCAAGAAGGTGGGCCTCATCGGGCTCGGGGCGTCCGGCATCCAGATCACGCCCGTCGTCGCGCCCGAGGCTGGCGAGTTCTTCGTCTTCCAGCGCACGCCCAACTTCATCGTCGAGACCAACAACGACCCCGTCTCCGCCGAGCACCTCGCCGAGGTCCGCGCGACGTACGACGAGATCTTCACCCGCGCGGCGAATCACCCGTTCGGCGTCGACATGGTGCCCGCGCAGTACAGCGCCCTCGACGTCGACCCCGAGGAGCGCGAGCGCATCTTCGAGAGCAAGTGGAATGAAGGCGGCTTCCACTTCGCGAACGAGTGCTTCAACGACCTTGCGGTCAACCACGAGTCCAGCGAGCTGGCGTCGGAGTTCATCCGCAAGAAGATCCGCGAGATCGTGAAGGACCCGGCGACAGCCGATCTGCTCTCACCGAAGACGTACTCGTTCAACGGCAAGCGGGTGCCCACCGGGTTCCGCTACTACGACACTTTCAACCTGCCCCACGTCCACCTGATCGACACGTCGACGACGCCGATCACAGAGTTCACGGAACGCGGGCTCCGGGTGGGGGACACCGAATACGAACTCGACGTGATCATCGCCGCGACCGGGTTCGATGCCATGACCGGGACCCTGACGCAGATCGACATCGTGGGGCGCGACGGCCTGGTGCTGCGCGACAAGTGGGCGGACGGTATCCGCTCGAACCTCGGCATCTCCATGAACGGGTTCCCGAACCTGCTGCTCTCGCTCGGGCCCCAGACGCCCTACTCGAACCTGCCGGTGCCGATCCAGCTGGGAGCGCAGTGGATGGCGCGCGCGATCGACTTCGCCGAGAAGAACGACCTGCCGGCGCTCGAGGCGACTCGGGAGTCCGAGGAGTGGTGGGCCGAGGAGACCGATCGTGCGGGCAAGGCGACGGTCATGTACTCCGAGGGGAAGAAGGCCAAGGCCTGGTTCTTCGGTGAGAACGTCCCCGGCAAGCCGCACGAGTTCCAGGTGTACATGGGTGGTGGCCAGGTCTACCAGCAGTTCTGCCGGGATGCCGAGCGCGACGGCTACCGCTCGTTCCGGGCGCCGGAGTTCGAGCTGGTCCAGACCCGATGA
- a CDS encoding ABC transporter permease: MSTGIDAQTDALWKRLLSGGSGAIWIATIVLFAISPLVSSGSLSEAAVRGMLPFAAVLAIAAIGQTLVVQQRGLDLSVPGMMAFGAVLVSGLPQWYGWPPALAVVAAILLPALVGLLNGVIITAFGVMPLVVTLGMNAALLGTVFAISNGTPAGAPAGLSAFAKGYVGVIPNAAIVAVVVTVIAGVVGHRTIAGWRLTAIGVSEPAARALGVRVVLYQTVAYGLAGAAYGIAAVLYTGYVTTPPLFFGETYLLPTVAAVVLGGTALTGGRAALVSTAVAALFLTQLGQLLRAVGWPEPLQLVAQAAVLLAVVLLRALVPTIARAISARRTPSPLTA; this comes from the coding sequence ATGTCCACCGGCATCGATGCACAGACCGACGCGCTGTGGAAGCGCCTCCTGTCGGGCGGATCCGGCGCGATCTGGATCGCGACGATCGTGCTTTTCGCGATCAGTCCACTCGTGTCCTCCGGGAGTCTCAGCGAGGCCGCCGTCCGCGGAATGCTGCCGTTCGCCGCCGTTCTCGCGATCGCCGCGATCGGTCAGACCCTGGTCGTCCAGCAGCGAGGACTGGACCTCTCGGTGCCCGGGATGATGGCGTTCGGCGCGGTCCTCGTGTCGGGCCTGCCGCAGTGGTACGGCTGGCCGCCGGCCCTCGCGGTGGTGGCCGCGATCCTGCTGCCCGCCCTGGTCGGACTGCTCAACGGCGTCATCATCACCGCGTTCGGCGTCATGCCGCTCGTGGTGACCCTCGGCATGAACGCCGCCCTGCTCGGGACGGTCTTCGCGATCTCGAACGGCACGCCCGCCGGCGCGCCCGCCGGACTGTCGGCGTTCGCGAAGGGATACGTCGGGGTCATCCCGAACGCCGCGATCGTCGCGGTCGTCGTCACCGTGATCGCCGGCGTCGTCGGTCACCGCACGATCGCCGGGTGGCGCCTGACGGCGATCGGGGTGAGCGAACCGGCCGCGCGGGCGCTCGGCGTGCGCGTCGTGCTGTACCAGACGGTCGCGTACGGTCTCGCCGGGGCCGCCTACGGCATCGCCGCCGTGCTGTACACCGGCTACGTCACCACGCCGCCCCTCTTCTTCGGGGAGACCTACCTGCTTCCGACCGTCGCCGCGGTGGTCCTCGGCGGTACGGCGCTGACGGGTGGCCGCGCGGCACTGGTCTCCACCGCCGTCGCCGCACTCTTCCTCACCCAGCTCGGTCAGCTCCTCCGCGCCGTGGGCTGGCCCGAGCCTCTGCAGCTGGTCGCTCAGGCTGCGGTCCTGCTCGCGGTGGTCCTGCTCCGTGCCCTCGTCCCCACCATCGCCCGCGCGATCAGCGCACGTCGCACACCGTCGCCCCTCACTGCCTGA
- a CDS encoding SDR family oxidoreductase: protein MTRLEGKVAVITGAASGMGRTTAELFAREGATVAVTDFNAAQGQEVVAGITAAGGSAAFWQVDVTDEQSVASAYREIGERFATIDVLVNAAGIIGVDKPTHELAESEWDALFAVDVKGVFFSTKHALPFMIAQRSGSIINFSSIYGLTGNDEFTAYHAAKGAVTMMTKQDSAVYGQYGIRVNSVHPSTVLTPLVEGIANAFPGGIAEYEKVNTRLQSIRRLGQPEDVAWACVYLGSDESTWVTGVNLPIDGGFMAR, encoded by the coding sequence ATGACCCGGCTCGAGGGCAAGGTCGCCGTCATCACGGGGGCGGCGTCCGGGATGGGCCGCACCACCGCAGAGCTGTTCGCCCGCGAGGGTGCCACGGTCGCGGTGACCGATTTCAATGCAGCACAGGGACAGGAGGTCGTGGCCGGCATCACCGCCGCAGGCGGCTCGGCCGCGTTCTGGCAGGTCGACGTGACGGACGAGCAGTCGGTCGCGTCGGCCTACCGCGAGATCGGCGAGCGCTTCGCCACGATCGACGTGCTCGTCAACGCGGCGGGGATCATCGGGGTCGACAAGCCCACGCACGAGCTCGCCGAGTCCGAGTGGGACGCGCTGTTCGCCGTCGACGTGAAGGGCGTGTTCTTCTCCACGAAGCACGCGCTGCCGTTCATGATCGCGCAGCGGTCGGGGTCGATCATCAACTTCTCCTCGATCTACGGGCTCACGGGCAACGACGAGTTCACCGCGTACCACGCGGCCAAAGGTGCGGTGACGATGATGACCAAGCAGGACTCCGCCGTCTACGGGCAGTACGGCATCCGCGTGAACTCGGTGCATCCTTCCACCGTCCTCACACCTCTCGTGGAGGGCATCGCGAACGCGTTCCCCGGTGGGATCGCCGAGTACGAGAAGGTGAACACGAGACTGCAGTCCATTCGTCGCCTCGGTCAGCCGGAGGACGTCGCGTGGGCGTGCGTGTACCTCGGTTCCGACGAATCCACGTGGGTGACGGGGGTCAACCTCCCGATCGACGGCGGATTCATGGCACGCTGA
- a CDS encoding three-helix bundle dimerization domain-containing protein yields MTHEPPSAEQTIADISDRLTPRYPDLPADTIRTVVSAVYAEFSDAKVRDFVEVLVEKQAKKRLKALQAQA; encoded by the coding sequence ATGACACATGAACCGCCCAGCGCCGAGCAGACGATCGCCGACATCTCGGACCGCCTGACGCCGCGATACCCGGATCTTCCGGCTGACACGATCCGCACGGTCGTGAGCGCCGTCTACGCCGAATTCAGCGACGCGAAGGTGCGCGATTTCGTCGAAGTGCTCGTCGAGAAGCAGGCGAAGAAGCGTCTGAAGGCGCTGCAGGCTCAGGCGTGA
- a CDS encoding substrate-binding domain-containing protein, giving the protein MVPQRTLAFAAVIASATLLFAACSSDGGSAGGSASADAVANQVGIEGVQADIVDISEFCGDEPIKVAFADGFGGNSWRKTTRAIFEAEAAKCDNITDILYTDAQADTQKAISDINSLVAQGVNVIVSFTDGGEALLPTIRQATEAGVKFVPIIACPGGEPGVDYVDCVSENVDTYGYGLAKWTIDQMGGEGNLIMTGGQAGNPYSAAVYAGVKRAIEENPGVTLLNEDMGDVPVDTGWEPGKTKQVMAGLITKYGEIDGVVADYGGGSVGGVEAFVEAGKPLPVWSANDSNQFACLWYQYKDTQPSFQIATMSSRNWVAIPALHKGLAAYNNLPNDEPSIYNLEIIEDSTDPDKQPVCEPDLPNDAILSSGLSVDQLKELFNQ; this is encoded by the coding sequence ATGGTTCCCCAGCGCACCCTCGCGTTCGCAGCGGTCATCGCCTCGGCGACGCTGCTGTTCGCAGCGTGTTCCTCCGACGGCGGATCGGCGGGCGGTTCCGCCTCCGCCGACGCGGTCGCCAACCAAGTGGGCATCGAAGGCGTTCAGGCCGACATCGTCGACATCAGCGAGTTCTGCGGCGACGAACCCATCAAGGTCGCCTTCGCCGACGGCTTCGGCGGCAACTCCTGGCGCAAGACCACCCGCGCGATCTTCGAGGCCGAGGCAGCGAAGTGCGACAACATCACCGACATCCTCTATACGGACGCGCAGGCGGACACTCAGAAGGCCATCAGCGACATCAACTCCCTCGTCGCCCAGGGCGTCAACGTCATCGTCTCCTTCACCGACGGCGGCGAGGCGCTGCTGCCGACGATTCGTCAGGCGACCGAGGCGGGCGTGAAGTTCGTGCCGATCATCGCGTGCCCCGGCGGAGAGCCCGGGGTCGACTACGTCGACTGCGTCTCGGAGAACGTCGACACGTACGGCTACGGCCTGGCGAAGTGGACGATCGACCAGATGGGCGGCGAAGGCAACCTGATCATGACCGGCGGCCAGGCGGGCAACCCGTACTCCGCTGCCGTCTACGCCGGCGTGAAGCGCGCGATCGAAGAGAACCCCGGTGTCACGCTCCTGAACGAGGACATGGGCGATGTGCCCGTCGACACCGGATGGGAGCCCGGCAAGACCAAGCAGGTCATGGCGGGGCTGATCACCAAGTACGGCGAGATCGACGGAGTCGTGGCCGATTACGGCGGCGGCTCGGTCGGCGGCGTGGAGGCGTTCGTCGAGGCCGGCAAGCCGCTCCCGGTGTGGTCCGCGAACGACTCCAATCAGTTCGCCTGCCTCTGGTACCAGTACAAGGACACCCAGCCGTCGTTCCAGATCGCGACGATGTCCTCGCGCAACTGGGTCGCGATCCCCGCTCTGCACAAGGGACTGGCTGCGTACAACAACCTCCCGAACGACGAGCCCTCGATCTACAACCTCGAGATCATCGAGGACTCGACCGACCCCGACAAGCAGCCCGTGTGCGAGCCGGATCTGCCCAACGACGCGATCCTGTCCTCCGGACTGAGCGTCGACCAGCTCAAGGAGCTGTTCAACCAGTGA